Proteins from one Entomospira culicis genomic window:
- the galE gene encoding UDP-glucose 4-epimerase GalE, whose protein sequence is MKVVVIGGAGYIGSHVVQALLQAGHTVKVYDNLSTGQTINYFDEAHNVEADILDYPTLVKELTGYDAVIHLAAFKAVGESMTHPEKYSINNIMGTLNVLNAMSALGITRMVFSSSAAIFGEGDGTPIQEDAPKAPTSYYGFTKLEIERFLAWYDRLRSMRYATLRYFNAAGYDPSETILGLEKNPANLIPVIMECAFGIRPELTIFGKDYPTQDGTCIRDYIHVSDLATAHVKALEYIDREDKSVALNLGTGMGLSVKEIYDQAVLVHGKPIPMQYGERRAGDPAQLVASSSKAQELLHWHPQHSTLDTLITSTYQAYRRHYPRA, encoded by the coding sequence ATGAAAGTTGTCGTCATTGGTGGGGCAGGATATATCGGATCGCACGTGGTGCAGGCACTTTTGCAGGCCGGACATACGGTTAAGGTTTATGATAATCTTAGTACAGGACAAACAATCAATTATTTTGATGAGGCGCATAACGTTGAGGCGGACATCCTCGACTACCCTACGCTCGTTAAAGAGCTTACCGGCTACGATGCGGTTATTCACTTGGCTGCCTTTAAGGCCGTGGGCGAGAGCATGACGCACCCAGAAAAGTACAGTATCAATAACATTATGGGTACGCTGAATGTCCTCAATGCGATGAGCGCCCTTGGTATTACACGCATGGTCTTCTCCAGCAGTGCCGCTATCTTTGGCGAGGGCGACGGTACGCCTATCCAAGAGGATGCGCCCAAAGCTCCTACTAGCTACTATGGGTTTACCAAGTTGGAGATTGAGCGATTTTTAGCGTGGTACGATCGTCTTCGTTCGATGCGTTATGCTACGTTGCGCTACTTCAATGCTGCCGGCTACGATCCTAGCGAAACAATTCTTGGCTTGGAGAAGAATCCTGCGAATCTTATCCCCGTAATCATGGAGTGCGCGTTTGGCATCCGCCCTGAGTTGACCATCTTTGGTAAGGATTATCCCACCCAAGATGGCACCTGTATCCGCGACTATATTCATGTCAGCGATCTTGCTACGGCGCACGTCAAGGCATTAGAGTATATTGACCGTGAGGATAAGAGCGTTGCCCTGAATCTCGGCACGGGCATGGGCTTGAGCGTCAAAGAGATTTATGATCAAGCCGTTTTGGTACACGGTAAACCTATCCCCATGCAATATGGCGAGCGTCGTGCAGGTGATCCTGCGCAACTGGTGGCTTCGTCTAGTAAAGCGCAAGAGCTTCTGCATTGGCACCCCCAACACAGCACCCTTGATACCCTGATCACGTCAACCTATCAAGCGTATCGTCGCCACTACCCCCGTGCCTAA
- a CDS encoding HAD family hydrolase, producing MREIKMVAMDMDGTILSHNDDGVYISNSAKDAIRKLKEAGIKTAIATGRSYGLLKDLIVELGMEEDYHVMCNGAATLAPSGEFINLHGLPHDAYRLLVERFSAKEIPFAVFDADLSYCLPYTMHAHAHAYRESIVKEDLLAIPYITKFVVGPYSHAVIEELTKDIPISLALSVFQGVDYAEIWPLGLHKGTAVEAVAKLYGIGINEVMALGDGGNDTQMLEYVGWGVAMGNATDDVKSYANAVTDTIDEDGLAKAIDKYVFKRDFS from the coding sequence ATGAGAGAGATTAAGATGGTTGCCATGGATATGGATGGCACAATTTTAAGCCACAATGACGACGGCGTTTATATTAGTAACAGCGCCAAAGATGCGATCCGTAAATTGAAAGAAGCTGGCATCAAAACCGCGATTGCCACAGGGCGTAGTTATGGACTGCTCAAAGATTTAATTGTTGAATTAGGCATGGAAGAAGATTATCACGTGATGTGCAATGGCGCTGCCACGCTTGCTCCTAGCGGTGAATTTATCAACCTACACGGGCTCCCCCATGATGCCTATCGTTTGTTGGTGGAACGTTTCAGCGCGAAGGAGATTCCCTTTGCCGTCTTTGATGCCGATCTCTCCTACTGTCTACCATACACCATGCACGCGCATGCGCACGCTTACCGTGAATCTATTGTTAAGGAAGATCTCTTAGCGATTCCTTATATCACCAAATTTGTGGTGGGCCCCTATAGCCACGCTGTCATCGAGGAGCTTACTAAGGATATTCCCATCTCCCTCGCGTTAAGTGTCTTTCAAGGGGTGGATTACGCCGAAATTTGGCCTCTCGGGCTACATAAGGGTACGGCGGTAGAGGCAGTGGCTAAGCTATACGGTATCGGCATTAACGAGGTGATGGCCTTGGGCGATGGTGGTAACGACACCCAGATGCTAGAGTACGTGGGCTGGGGCGTAGCGATGGGCAATGCTACCGATGATGTCAAGAGTTATGCCAACGCGGTAACCGATACGATCGACGAGGATGGTCTTGCTAAAGCCATCGATAAGTACGTCTTTAAGCGCGATTTTTCTTAA
- a CDS encoding zinc ribbon domain-containing protein, giving the protein MVANYCQSCGIPMGEEKSFYGTHHDGSSAEDYCHHCFKDGSFIHDLTLDQMMRISLIYLSEVHPELSKEEAEQRLRESLPKLKRWQ; this is encoded by the coding sequence ATGGTTGCTAATTATTGTCAAAGCTGTGGTATTCCGATGGGCGAAGAAAAATCGTTCTATGGCACGCATCACGATGGATCGTCGGCAGAGGATTATTGCCATCACTGTTTTAAAGATGGTTCGTTTATCCATGATCTAACGCTAGACCAAATGATGCGTATCTCGCTCATCTATCTAAGCGAGGTTCATCCAGAGTTGAGCAAAGAAGAGGCTGAACAACGTCTACGCGAAAGCCTCCCCAAACTCAAACGCTGGCAGTAG
- the mutL gene encoding DNA mismatch repair endonuclease MutL, producing MNQIKLLPAHEARRLAAGEVIERPASALRELIDNAIDAKAKQITIHLKHGGIEEITIIDDGLGILPDDLPLTIVSHATSKIQRVEDLDRLQTLGFRGEALASLATCAKLEITSKHAQSDAHQLLAHDGVVESIKPSAHPVGTTIRVRELFYTIPVRKRFLKSSTAEARESTQVVYEKALAHPQIGFTLFLDGKQKLQLPSQSLAARAVGLYPQQLGQDPLVSFREESTDEGFSLQIISSPIHLHRTDKRYIHFYANGRRIMEYAPVQAVLHAYDKLLPGGQFPSGFIFVQIRPDLVDFNIHPAKREAKFTNLPLIHRAITQLLIQKLATFQPTIHESSLFRPITPPIVNPLPDLSHQEAWLATPPKGKAQGNASHPKSYSRIIAGDNIADFLGLTPQANPAHSHAPQAETPHVSLTASSIEPLLAQKSTLSGGITQSWYYLGQVFGVFLLVEKGDSLFLLDQHAAHERIRFEEILAQPPVVERLLTPLKIEVSPDQMLLMNLAKEELQEMGIEFQGVDEEHIELLSCPSLGQSLSFWQEYLLNLEKGIKKTLYATIACHNAIKEGEYLDDQGAIDLIKATFALAEPFCPHGRPLWIELTREQLYKWIKRIV from the coding sequence ATGAACCAGATCAAGTTGCTACCCGCTCATGAGGCACGCCGACTAGCTGCCGGTGAAGTGATCGAGCGCCCAGCCAGTGCCCTGCGCGAACTCATCGATAACGCTATCGACGCTAAAGCCAAACAGATCACCATCCATCTCAAACACGGGGGTATCGAAGAGATCACCATCATTGACGACGGGCTTGGCATCTTACCCGACGACCTTCCCCTCACCATTGTCAGCCATGCGACAAGTAAAATCCAGCGTGTCGAAGATCTCGATCGTCTTCAAACACTGGGCTTTCGTGGCGAGGCGCTGGCTAGCTTGGCAACCTGCGCTAAACTAGAGATCACCAGCAAGCATGCCCAAAGCGATGCTCATCAACTCCTTGCCCACGATGGTGTGGTCGAGAGCATTAAACCATCGGCCCATCCTGTAGGAACCACCATCCGCGTGCGAGAACTCTTTTACACCATTCCTGTCCGTAAACGCTTTCTCAAAAGTAGCACCGCCGAAGCCAGAGAGTCGACCCAAGTGGTCTACGAAAAGGCACTCGCCCATCCGCAGATCGGCTTTACGCTCTTTCTCGACGGAAAACAGAAGCTTCAGCTACCCAGCCAGAGCCTTGCCGCGCGCGCTGTGGGTCTCTATCCCCAACAACTTGGGCAAGATCCCCTCGTCAGCTTTCGCGAAGAGTCCACCGACGAAGGCTTTAGCCTCCAGATTATCAGTAGCCCGATTCATCTGCACCGCACCGATAAGCGCTATATCCACTTTTACGCCAATGGCCGACGCATCATGGAGTATGCCCCCGTGCAAGCCGTGCTCCACGCCTACGACAAGCTCTTACCGGGTGGACAATTTCCTTCTGGCTTTATCTTTGTACAGATTCGTCCTGATCTGGTCGATTTTAATATTCATCCTGCCAAGCGTGAGGCTAAATTCACCAACCTTCCGCTAATTCATCGCGCCATCACCCAATTACTCATCCAAAAACTCGCTACATTCCAGCCCACCATCCACGAGAGTTCGCTCTTTCGCCCCATCACTCCACCGATAGTCAACCCGCTCCCCGATCTCTCCCACCAAGAAGCGTGGTTGGCAACTCCACCCAAAGGCAAGGCACAGGGAAATGCCTCCCATCCTAAAAGTTATTCGCGCATCATTGCGGGGGATAACATTGCCGATTTTTTAGGACTCACTCCACAAGCCAATCCCGCACACTCACATGCTCCTCAAGCAGAAACACCACATGTCTCTCTCACCGCATCGAGCATTGAGCCACTGCTTGCCCAAAAGAGCACTCTTTCTGGCGGAATCACCCAGAGTTGGTATTACCTAGGGCAAGTATTTGGCGTTTTTCTCCTCGTAGAGAAAGGCGACAGTCTCTTTCTCCTCGACCAACACGCCGCCCACGAACGTATCCGTTTCGAAGAGATTCTCGCCCAGCCTCCAGTGGTGGAACGACTGCTCACGCCACTAAAAATAGAAGTTTCCCCCGACCAAATGCTCCTAATGAACCTTGCGAAAGAAGAACTTCAAGAGATGGGCATCGAGTTTCAAGGAGTCGATGAGGAGCATATCGAACTGCTCTCTTGCCCCAGTCTGGGGCAGAGCTTGAGCTTTTGGCAAGAGTATCTACTCAATCTCGAAAAAGGTATCAAAAAGACGCTCTACGCCACCATCGCCTGCCACAACGCCATCAAAGAAGGCGAATACCTCGACGACCAAGGTGCCATCGACCTCATTAAAGCCACCTTCGCCCTAGCCGAGCCCTTCTGCCCCCACGGACGCCCGTTGTGGATCGAGCTCACCCGCGAACAACTCTACAAATGGATCAAACGCATCGTCTAA
- a CDS encoding helicase-related protein — translation MKPKRLPIYKHREEILSILKEHAVVIVESPTGSGKTTQLPIILHEAGYSDLGVIGVTQPRRIATLGVSDFIAKQVGVTLGEFVGYKMRFEDHTSKRTRIKIMTDGTLLQELKTDPLLSEYTILMIDEAHERSLNIDFILGLIKQILKKRSDLKVIISSATLNVRAFSEYFDRAPVVSLDTPTYPVTVIYDPPENDTEEALIAKIVQRVETVITTDRKAGDILIFLPGERAIKICMQALAQLPISKKLWMLPLYGMLAKEEQERVFLKSPFGKHKVVIATNIAETSITIDGIRTVIDSGLHKENIYNQRTYTNSLEQDLVSKAAADQRKGRAGRTAAGTCYRLYSKEAFAHRPHYGTQEIFRTDLSEVVLRMAGLGVKNFLEFDFIDKPSKAGVASGLETLTLLGAVDEAYQITSTGQMLLQLPLLPRHGRILVHALLHYPQVLSECATACAFLSSNNPYLFPLGEEIEAREAQRRFQHEQGDFMGYQLLYNAFEATDNPEEFCQVNYLDLRTMQEIRNVKRQLEEILHAMGAVIGQGGSYKEYMSCCMAGLVQFICVQTGQNVYRSLTADRIMIHPGSYMFKKASPYILAGEIVKTTRMYARSVGKIERSWIEELSPELWQSLGAYAKKPSSSRESAKFDKKAKGANSAKDKPLGVSVGKLFYPLEKGAKGKKATVNLDGQAIWQESRGKHAPEVVIHLPKGSKATLLLGDNLQMNGLNPTLAVALASMESPKKMVCKQCDKYPNFTPQAGEALVHFLQQAQDIGKLVVSRRGQILGFLALMQDQKGRFYFKPILKFTLFVRHTQEVLELLDDMNLMGEGEEASRLLNQAFERLTRFAELV, via the coding sequence ATGAAACCAAAACGACTCCCAATCTATAAGCATCGAGAAGAAATTCTATCGATTCTCAAGGAACATGCCGTTGTCATCGTGGAGAGCCCCACGGGTAGTGGCAAAACGACACAACTTCCCATTATTTTGCATGAGGCCGGCTATAGCGACCTCGGTGTTATTGGGGTAACCCAGCCTAGGCGTATTGCCACGTTAGGTGTTAGCGATTTTATCGCCAAGCAAGTGGGTGTTACCTTGGGTGAATTTGTCGGTTATAAAATGCGATTTGAGGATCACACCTCTAAGCGCACCCGCATCAAAATTATGACCGACGGTACGTTACTCCAAGAGCTCAAGACCGACCCCCTATTAAGCGAGTATACCATTTTGATGATAGATGAGGCGCATGAGCGTAGCCTCAATATCGACTTTATCCTCGGGTTAATCAAACAGATTTTGAAAAAACGTAGCGATCTCAAAGTGATTATCTCTTCGGCAACACTCAACGTACGCGCCTTTTCGGAGTATTTCGATCGCGCACCAGTGGTCTCGTTGGATACGCCGACCTATCCGGTAACGGTTATTTATGATCCGCCTGAAAACGACACCGAAGAGGCGCTCATCGCTAAGATTGTCCAGCGCGTAGAGACCGTTATCACCACTGATCGCAAAGCAGGGGATATTCTCATCTTTTTACCGGGTGAGCGCGCCATTAAGATCTGTATGCAGGCGCTAGCCCAATTGCCCATCAGCAAGAAGCTTTGGATGCTCCCTCTCTATGGCATGCTCGCCAAAGAGGAGCAGGAGCGCGTCTTTCTCAAGAGCCCTTTTGGTAAGCACAAGGTGGTGATTGCGACCAACATAGCCGAGACTTCCATCACGATTGATGGTATTCGTACGGTGATTGATTCGGGGTTGCACAAGGAGAATATCTATAATCAGCGCACCTACACCAATAGTTTAGAGCAAGATTTAGTCAGTAAGGCTGCTGCCGATCAGCGTAAAGGGCGCGCCGGACGCACCGCTGCCGGTACGTGTTATCGATTGTATAGCAAAGAGGCCTTTGCGCATCGCCCCCACTACGGCACGCAGGAGATCTTTCGTACTGATTTGAGCGAGGTGGTCTTACGGATGGCGGGGCTGGGCGTGAAGAATTTCTTGGAATTCGACTTTATTGATAAGCCATCCAAAGCAGGCGTTGCCAGTGGCTTAGAGACGCTCACCTTGCTTGGCGCGGTGGATGAGGCGTATCAGATTACCTCAACGGGGCAGATGCTTTTACAACTTCCTCTCTTGCCACGCCATGGGCGTATTTTGGTGCATGCGTTGCTCCACTATCCGCAAGTGTTAAGCGAGTGTGCTACCGCGTGTGCTTTTTTGAGTAGTAATAATCCTTATCTCTTTCCCTTGGGCGAAGAGATAGAGGCGCGCGAGGCGCAACGGCGCTTTCAGCATGAACAGGGCGATTTTATGGGCTATCAATTGCTCTATAATGCCTTTGAGGCGACGGATAATCCAGAGGAATTTTGTCAGGTAAATTACTTGGATTTACGTACCATGCAAGAGATCCGTAATGTGAAGCGTCAGTTAGAGGAGATTCTCCACGCCATGGGTGCGGTGATTGGGCAAGGGGGTAGCTACAAAGAGTATATGAGCTGTTGTATGGCTGGGTTGGTACAATTTATCTGTGTGCAAACGGGGCAAAATGTCTACCGTAGCCTCACCGCCGATCGTATTATGATTCACCCTGGATCGTACATGTTTAAGAAGGCATCGCCCTACATTTTGGCTGGGGAGATTGTCAAGACGACACGCATGTATGCTCGTAGTGTGGGTAAGATTGAGCGTAGCTGGATAGAGGAGCTTAGCCCTGAACTTTGGCAGTCGCTGGGTGCCTACGCCAAGAAACCTTCGTCTAGTCGGGAGAGTGCGAAGTTTGATAAAAAAGCCAAAGGCGCTAACTCCGCCAAAGATAAACCGTTAGGCGTGAGCGTGGGAAAACTCTTCTATCCTTTAGAGAAGGGCGCTAAGGGGAAAAAGGCGACGGTCAATCTCGATGGGCAAGCCATCTGGCAGGAGAGCCGTGGCAAGCATGCCCCTGAGGTGGTGATCCATTTGCCTAAGGGCAGTAAAGCCACGCTATTACTAGGCGATAATCTGCAGATGAATGGCTTGAATCCTACATTGGCGGTTGCTTTAGCGAGCATGGAATCGCCTAAAAAGATGGTCTGTAAGCAGTGCGATAAGTATCCGAATTTCACTCCTCAAGCGGGTGAAGCTTTAGTGCACTTTCTCCAGCAGGCGCAAGATATCGGTAAACTTGTGGTTAGCCGACGGGGTCAAATATTGGGCTTCTTGGCGCTGATGCAAGATCAAAAAGGGCGCTTTTACTTTAAACCGATCCTCAAATTTACGCTCTTTGTGCGTCATACGCAAGAGGTGTTGGAGCTCTTGGACGATATGAATCTGATGGGAGAAGGCGAAGAAGCATCACGCTTATTGAATCAAGCATTTGAACGCCTAACTCGTTTTGCTGAATTGGTTTAA
- the ispH gene encoding 4-hydroxy-3-methylbut-2-enyl diphosphate reductase — protein sequence MPKIIRAKSMGYCMGVERAVRIAEENIGQDKSLRSLGLLIHNEIENQRLAGLGLGMSDLETLAQTGEGDRLLIRAHGLDPQVRASLEKRGYQLIDATCPLVVMNQKDVQKAREAGYHVVIVGKSEHAEIIAMRGFADPKKLSVIGSVAEASALDIDAQEIFVLSQTTLRPDLFNEIKTELAKRYQLKEFRPSICPATQDRQKAVKELAKEVDAIVVVGDKNSANTKGLVESAEVAGVAAYLVSQASMLDLGALQHYERIGLTAGASVPSYLIDEVEASLRNL from the coding sequence ATGCCAAAAATTATACGGGCCAAAAGCATGGGATATTGTATGGGCGTAGAGCGCGCAGTGCGCATCGCCGAGGAGAATATTGGGCAGGATAAGAGCTTGCGATCGTTGGGCTTGTTGATCCATAATGAGATCGAGAATCAACGTTTGGCGGGCTTAGGGTTGGGGATGAGCGATCTTGAGACATTGGCCCAGACGGGCGAAGGCGATCGTTTACTAATTCGGGCACATGGTTTAGATCCGCAAGTGCGTGCAAGCTTGGAGAAGCGGGGCTATCAACTCATCGATGCGACGTGTCCTTTGGTGGTGATGAATCAAAAAGATGTGCAAAAAGCGCGCGAGGCGGGCTATCATGTGGTGATTGTGGGGAAGAGCGAACATGCCGAGATCATTGCGATGCGTGGCTTTGCGGATCCAAAAAAGTTGAGCGTGATTGGATCGGTGGCAGAGGCGAGCGCCTTGGATATTGATGCGCAGGAGATCTTTGTCTTGTCGCAGACGACCCTACGCCCCGATCTCTTTAACGAGATTAAAACCGAACTTGCCAAGCGTTATCAATTGAAGGAATTTCGCCCATCGATCTGCCCTGCCACGCAAGATCGCCAAAAAGCCGTGAAGGAGCTGGCGAAAGAGGTTGATGCCATTGTCGTGGTGGGCGACAAGAATAGCGCCAACACCAAGGGCTTGGTGGAGAGTGCAGAGGTTGCAGGCGTGGCCGCTTACTTGGTGAGTCAGGCGAGTATGTTAGACTTGGGTGCACTGCAACATTATGAGCGCATCGGGCTGACCGCTGGCGCGAGCGTTCCTAGTTATCTTATCGACGAAGTAGAGGCTTCTTTGCGCAACTTGTAG
- a CDS encoding GNAT family N-acetyltransferase encodes MELEKNGFLYTDEKVDPVGVYDLLLQGNMLNNRSQYLVEESLRHSYCLSVYDRNKLVAFARVLSDYGSVSIVRDVILLPDYRHKGIAHQIFDLLTNSELFKRTNLILWSRLDVPFYHEFGFRQLNRKIFLKPSILEQK; translated from the coding sequence ATGGAATTAGAAAAAAATGGCTTTTTATACACCGACGAAAAGGTGGATCCGGTGGGGGTATACGACTTATTGTTGCAGGGAAATATGCTCAATAACCGTAGCCAATACTTAGTAGAGGAGTCGTTACGGCACTCTTATTGCCTTTCGGTGTACGATCGTAATAAACTAGTGGCCTTTGCCCGTGTACTTTCGGACTACGGCTCGGTAAGCATCGTGCGCGATGTGATCTTGTTACCTGACTATCGCCACAAGGGAATTGCGCATCAGATTTTTGATCTGTTGACGAATTCGGAACTCTTTAAGCGCACCAACTTAATTTTATGGTCTCGCTTAGACGTACCGTTTTACCATGAGTTTGGCTTTAGACAGTTGAATCGTAAGATTTTCCTAAAGCCATCGATTCTAGAGCAGAAGTAA
- a CDS encoding CTP synthase — MSNRKYVFVTGGVASSLGKGVAVSSLGALLEARGYRVSLQKIDPYLNMDPGTMSPYEHGEVYVTEDGAEADLDLGNYERFTTGQVRRKNSMTTGQVYMSVLERERRGDYLGKTVQIIPHITDEIKNRIRLCAQENESDIHVVEVGGTVGDIESVPYLEAIRQFTRDQGVENVAYVHLTLAPHLSAADEVKSKPTQHSVKELMKSGIHPQVIVVRSNMPLPMEVRAKISLFCDVEEASVISAYNAPNSIYQMPEIFAKEGFDTAVLKALHLATDTPRDMQKWQEIAKAFRKTNRQLVSIAVVGKYISHQDAYKSVYEALEHAGLAVRAEVQLLLINAEDIESGDELSWQILRAGHGILIPGGFGERGVEGIIKAIGFARENNIPLFGICLGMQCLAIEFARSQLGWSDAHSTEFNEETAYPIIDIMEEQKQQHNMGGTMRLGSFHTQITPDSLAHQLYQESDIYERHRHRYEFNNAYRTEFEAKGMRFSGINPELDLVEIMELPSHKWFLAGQFHPEFKSKPFAVHPLFKGFVEASLAEKVSRSKE, encoded by the coding sequence ATGAGCAATAGAAAATATGTCTTTGTTACTGGTGGCGTAGCTAGCAGTTTAGGAAAGGGAGTCGCCGTGAGTAGCTTGGGCGCACTCTTGGAGGCGCGAGGTTATCGGGTCTCTTTGCAGAAGATCGATCCCTATCTGAACATGGATCCTGGTACGATGAGCCCTTACGAGCATGGCGAGGTGTATGTTACCGAAGATGGCGCGGAAGCGGATTTGGATTTGGGTAATTATGAGCGCTTTACTACGGGGCAGGTGCGTCGTAAAAATTCGATGACCACTGGTCAGGTGTATATGTCGGTGTTGGAGCGCGAGCGTCGTGGCGATTACTTGGGCAAGACGGTGCAGATCATCCCCCATATTACCGATGAGATCAAAAATCGTATTCGCTTATGTGCACAAGAGAATGAGAGCGATATCCACGTGGTGGAGGTTGGCGGTACGGTTGGCGACATTGAGAGTGTTCCTTACTTGGAGGCGATTCGTCAATTTACGCGCGATCAAGGGGTAGAGAATGTTGCCTATGTGCACCTTACCTTAGCTCCGCACCTTTCGGCAGCCGACGAGGTGAAGAGTAAGCCAACGCAACACTCGGTGAAGGAGCTGATGAAGAGCGGAATCCATCCGCAGGTGATTGTGGTGCGCAGTAATATGCCCTTGCCGATGGAGGTTCGAGCGAAAATATCGCTCTTTTGTGATGTGGAGGAGGCTTCGGTTATCTCGGCGTATAATGCGCCTAACTCTATCTACCAGATGCCAGAAATTTTTGCCAAAGAGGGCTTCGACACGGCGGTATTAAAGGCGTTACATTTGGCTACTGATACGCCTCGGGATATGCAGAAGTGGCAGGAGATTGCTAAGGCATTCCGTAAGACGAATCGTCAGTTGGTGAGCATTGCGGTGGTGGGCAAGTATATTAGCCATCAGGATGCGTATAAGTCGGTTTATGAGGCACTTGAGCATGCTGGGTTGGCGGTGCGCGCGGAGGTGCAGTTACTTTTGATTAATGCCGAAGATATCGAGTCAGGTGATGAGTTAAGCTGGCAGATCCTCAGGGCCGGACACGGAATTTTAATTCCTGGTGGCTTTGGCGAGCGTGGGGTGGAGGGTATCATTAAGGCAATTGGTTTTGCGCGTGAAAATAATATTCCGCTCTTTGGTATCTGTTTGGGTATGCAGTGTTTAGCTATCGAATTTGCCCGATCACAACTGGGCTGGAGCGACGCACACTCTACTGAATTTAACGAAGAGACAGCATATCCGATTATCGACATCATGGAAGAGCAGAAGCAACAGCATAATATGGGTGGCACGATGCGTTTGGGCAGTTTTCACACGCAGATTACGCCAGATAGTCTTGCACATCAATTATATCAAGAGAGCGATATTTACGAGAGACATCGCCATCGCTACGAATTTAATAATGCATATCGCACCGAATTTGAGGCCAAAGGCATGCGCTTTTCTGGCATCAACCCCGAGTTGGACTTGGTGGAAATTATGGAGCTTCCTAGCCATAAATGGTTCTTGGCGGGGCAGTTTCACCCTGAGTTCAAAAGTAAACCGTTTGCGGTGCATCCACTCTTTAAGGGCTTTGTCGAGGCAAGCCTTGCCGAAAAAGTCTCGCGTAGCAAGGAGTAG
- a CDS encoding GNAT family N-acetyltransferase, which produces MSLGFLIRRYLLSDYTRLFAMMRLEDDWHGYTDPLTAERYQRALESSIVYVAILDHHIVAYLRARDDDGFGLYIYDLLVQKEFRGHQLGKMLIEELARDYPNGTIYVMSDVDVYYHKQGFTQREGSILVVRDA; this is translated from the coding sequence ATGTCTTTAGGCTTTTTGATACGTCGATATCTACTTAGCGACTACACGCGTCTCTTTGCGATGATGCGCTTGGAGGACGATTGGCACGGTTATACCGATCCCTTAACGGCAGAGCGCTACCAACGTGCGCTTGAAAGTTCCATTGTGTATGTCGCGATTCTTGATCATCATATTGTAGCTTACCTACGCGCTCGAGATGATGATGGCTTTGGGCTCTACATCTATGATCTTCTTGTGCAAAAAGAGTTTCGTGGTCATCAGTTGGGCAAAATGCTTATCGAAGAGCTGGCGCGCGATTACCCTAATGGCACTATCTATGTGATGAGTGATGTGGATGTTTACTATCACAAACAAGGTTTTACTCAGCGCGAGGGATCGATTTTGGTGGTGCGTGATGCATAA
- the coaD gene encoding pantetheine-phosphate adenylyltransferase, translated as MSIAIFPGSFDPPTYGHLNLIQRSAAIFDRLHVLIAVNPNKSSFFSDEDRLFMMQELCKDLPNVTVITWSTFVVEYARQHHIQTIIRGVRPLSDFANEFEQALYNYQLNDQVETLFMPSAGKYAILRSSALREIALLGGDITSMAPKVVADMMHKKLNIDK; from the coding sequence ATGAGCATCGCAATTTTTCCTGGGAGCTTTGACCCACCCACCTACGGACACCTCAATTTGATCCAACGATCGGCAGCGATTTTTGATCGCTTGCACGTCCTCATCGCGGTAAATCCGAACAAATCATCCTTCTTTAGCGACGAGGATCGCCTCTTTATGATGCAAGAACTCTGTAAAGATCTGCCCAACGTCACGGTTATCACGTGGAGCACTTTCGTGGTGGAGTACGCGCGTCAACATCATATCCAGACGATTATCCGAGGCGTGCGCCCCTTGAGCGACTTTGCCAACGAGTTTGAACAGGCGCTCTACAACTATCAGCTAAACGACCAAGTGGAGACGCTCTTTATGCCCAGCGCCGGTAAGTACGCCATCTTGCGCTCCTCGGCACTAAGAGAGATTGCGCTGTTGGGGGGCGATATCACCTCGATGGCGCCCAAGGTGGTAGCCGATATGATGCACAAGAAATTAAATATCGATAAATAA